TCGGGTGGGAGGTTGGCCTTCGCCGCGACTATCATGTCTACGAGGACGGTGAACATGTAGCGCTCCATCACCTCTGTGGGGCTTCCTAGGGCGTAGATGCCGAAGGGCATCTTGGCCATCTCTTTGGCGGATCGCTCGACAAGGTCTATGTATTTCCCTCCCTGGATGGGGCCAACCCATATGGCCTTATCCTCCTTGATCACGGGTAGAGCCGCCTCAGCCCTCCTCAGGGTCTCCTCCACCGTCCACTCAGCTCTCCTCCTGGAAGCCCTCCACCCTGTTGGATGATCCAGTATAACGGCGATATCCGAGCCAATCCTCCTCTGATAGGCAAGTATCTCCTCAGGGGTGGTCTCAACTCCACCGTAAACGAGTATCTGGTAGGCCCCCGAGTCCGTTGCCACGACCCCCTCGTAATCTAGGAGCCTGTGGACCTCCAGCCCAGGTTCATCCCCATAATGCCTCTTGATTATGTAGGCGTTCGTTATGAGCGCCCTGCACCTGAACTCCTCCCTCATCCTCCTCGGAGAAACCCTCTGGTAGAGGGGGTTGACCACAGGGAGGAATACCGGCGTCTCAATGGTCCCGCTCTTTGTCTTCAGTCTCCCCAGCCTACCCATGAGGTCTTGGTCCCTAACCTCAAAGGCCATCTAGACCCACCAAGAAGAAGAGCATGCTAGCCGAAAATATCAGGATCAGGGCGAATTATCGGTGGGCCTATTATAAAACCATGATGTGATGTAGAAGGCCCATGCTCTGATTCAGGCTCACCGACCTCTAAGCCGTTTCGCTTATGAACCTTTCGTATATGTCTTTGACCCTCTCCGCCGCCGGGCCGCTCCCCTCCACCACGCCCTTCTCCGTTACCCTTATCTTATCCATAACGACTATAACCCCCGCCTCGGGGTATAGCCTAACCATATTTGGAAAGACCCTCTCAAGGCGCTCCGCCAAGCCCTCAAGGTTGAAGGGACGCTCCGAGGCGGCTATGCTCGCGATAGCTGAGCCGTAGATGAAGACCCTGTGGATCTTGGTTCCCCCCACCCCCTTAACATCGCCTAGGCAGAGGCTGAGGGTGTTCGGATCGTAGCCCAGGAGAACCCCCTCTACCTGTTTACCATCCGGGCCGACCACCTGAACAGACTTGTTAACCAGCTGGGCCAGCTCCTCGAAGAACCTCCTACCAGCAGTAGATGCCATCCTCTCCACCCACAGATATGATACTACGGCTATATAAAAAGAAAAATGGGTCTCAGGGATCAGTCTTTGCCCTAGAAGGCCCAGAATAGAGACTCGGGCCTACTTCATCATGTTTCTAGCGAGATCCGATGTGTAGTATTTGCCGTCGTTGAACTCAAGGGCTCCCACGAGCTTTAGGTCCCTCATTATCTGGAATAGCTTGCTCTCCTTGATCTTTGCTCCCTTATTCAGTTGGCGTATATCGTTCCAGGACTTGGGTTCGAGGCAGAAGCTCAGAACCTTACAGTAGTCCTCATCCTTCAAATATTTCTGGAGCTCCGCTAGAGCCTTCTCATCGGCCATCTGAGACACTAAATCATAAAAGGTACTATAAGTAATATATAAATTTTTGACAAGGTTGACCTATCTAGTAGGTTCTCCTCTCCTTCCCGCCTCCTTCATCTTCAGCATCCTTATAAGGGCCACAGCCCTTTCAGGGGTCTCAGCCCTGCCAAGGATCCTGAGTTCCCCGATCCTAGCCCTATAGCCGCAGTGGGGGCAGGATCTGGTTCTTTGGACGGCCTTAGCCAGCATTAGCCTACCGCACCTTGGGCAGTGCACAGCCACATACATCTAAGGGTCCTCCAGAACCATCTTTGACATGGGATGCCCCAGCCAGTCTATGAACCCTCTTCGGCATGGGATCCTTCCCTCCAATATGGAGAGGATCTCCTCAGCAGCCTCCTCGATGGCTAGGCTCGTGGTGTCGATCTCGCATACGATCTCCTCCCCATAGGCCTCGAGGGCCTCCACGAGGCTCACGTCTAGGAGTTCAGCCTCAACGTTCTCCCTGACCTTCATCCTCCCATAGCCCCGTCTCTCCAGCTCAGACTTAAGCCTCCATGGAGCCCTCCTCAAGACGAATACCATCGAGGCCATCTTAGCTGGAACTACATCATGGGCGAAGTGCCCCTCCACTATTATAGGTCCTTCCGAGGTATCATAGATCTCTTTTACCCTTCTCCTGATAATCTCCAAGTCTGCTATCGCGACTCCCCTCTCCTCGTCGAATCCAAGGTTTAGATTCTCCTTTAATGTCAGCTCGGTCAGGTCGATGTGTGTCCCCTTTAGGCGCTTCGAGAGGATCCTCGCTACTGAGGACTTGCCAACCCCTGGGACCCCGGTCAATACAAGGAGAATCCTGTTCGAGAATCCCCCTTTTCCCATGGGGCCCTTCAGACCTTCTGCCTCAGCCAAACCCGAAATTTCACCTATTACTCTTTAGCCCTGCTTCTCCTCGTCCTCCTCAGCGTCCTCCTTCTCCCCCTTCAGCTTTAGGAGGTCACCGAGCCTCCTCCCCTCCACCGGTTTAGAGGATGAGATCTTGAATCCCCCCTCCTCCGGGACCAGGAGCTCAACCTTCAATGTCCTCCTGAGTTTCTGGACAAGGGCCTCGTTTGGAACAAGCTCCTCCTTCTCAAGCTTCTTTATCACAGACTCCTTCTCCCCTATCCTCCTCGCCAACTCCTCAACCGTCATGTTCATCCTCTCCCTAGCCTCCTTGATCCTCATCCCATAGTCCTCGACGAGGGTTATATCCTCGATCTTAGACAGGTCTCCAGCTGAGCCCCTACCCTTCTGGGGAGGCTTCGGGGGTGTGGGGGTCCACTCCTCATCTCCGAATCGGGCACACTGGGAGCAGACCGTCAATCTGCCCCCCTCGATGATCCTCCGGAGAGGTGGGCCTCTTATCTCTCTTCCACAGACCTCGCAGCGCAACCCAACCTCTAATTGTAAATCCACTTATAAATTAATAATATCGGATCCCTCAACGAGGAGGATTGAGCGGCGACCTTAGAAGGATAAGGGGAATAGCCGATTACCAGTTTGGAAGGGGCTGCGGGCAGGTCCTATTCCCCGAAGGTGTAACCTTCACCCACTCGGAGAGGACCGGGAGGATTAGGCACATATATCTGAACCAGACCCTCCTAGCCTCGATCAGACCTAACGACGGGCTAATAACCCTCACCATAGCTGGCGCCGAGAGGATTAAGGATCTCATCAAGGATCTCGGCCTCTATGTAAAGGTGGGGGATGAAGCAGCAGAGTTCATCTCGATGGGAAGAAGCGTCTTTGCAAAGCATGTATTGGAGGCCGGAGGTAGGATAAGGCCGGGGGATGAGGTCATAGTTGTAGATGAAGGTGGGAACATCCTAGCCGTGGGGACGGCGCTACTCAGCGGGGATGAGATGCTCTCCTTCAAGGCCGGAGTTGCCGTAAAGGTCAGGCGGGGGAGGAGGGAGAAGGCTTTCTCAACTCCTCAAGGAGCTTGACCTTACCCCTCAAGGCCCCGCTCCTGAGGTGAACCACCCTTGAGACCGAGTCGTTCGACTTCTCTATCTCCCTCGCCTCGTCGGCAAGCCTCGCCGCCATCCTCATAAGCTCATGGGCAGCGGCGACTATTGGAATATATCTCTCCCTCTCCTCAACCCTGTAGCACCCCTCAGTCGATAGGGAGGCAACCCTTCGGGCGGCTTCGAAGCAGGCTACGGCCTTGGCGTAGGCGTATGGGTTGGCTAACCCGCTGTGACTTAGGGCGACATCCTTATCAATAAGCAGCCTTGGAAGGTCGGGGGCTTCGCCCTTCTTCAGCTTTCTCAACACCTTGTCTATCTCTGAGTGGATGAGGCGGAAGGCTCCGGTCACAGAGAGAACCCTTATGACATCGCTGTTGTATAGGGCCATCTCAACAGGGTCCAGGAACTCCTGTCGCGCCCCTATCATCGAGTCTGCATATATGATGATATAGCCCACCCCCTCATCGATAAGCTCCTTCGTGATCTTCCTAGAGGGCTCATCCGAGACAAGGATTATGGGCTTACCTGTAGACAAGAGGATCTTCCTAGCCGCCGACGGGCCTGGCAGCCCAGCGTTGGGCGAAACGATAACATAGAGATCGGTAGGGATCGTTGAGGCCAGTCTAGCAACATCCGATGCCTCATTCTCATCCATTTTACAGCCTGAGGAAATGACCCTCACCGATATATCCCTCCTTAAGCCCCTCTCATCAAGTAAGGCGTCTATGAGGGTTGTGACCCCCAGATATCCGATCTTTAGAAATGTGATCCTAATTATCCGGTTCATTGCAGCATTCATCTCATAAGGTTAATAAGGTTATTAAATAGCCTGACGATATCGTCGGGATGACATCTGAGATTCAGAGTGATTTTGAGATAGCGCGGAGGGCAAGCCTGAAGCACATAGTTGAGGTTGCCGAAGGGCTGGGCATCGAAGAGAACGAGCTTGAACTCTATGGTAGATACAAGGCCAAGGTGAGCCTAGATGTCCTGAAGAGGAGTAGCGAGAGGCCCGATGGGAAGCTCATAGCCGTAACCGCCGTGACGCCTACGAGGTTTGGAGAGGGCAAGACGACTATGGCGATTGGGCTGGGGCAGGCCCTAGGGAGGCTTGGTGCTAAGAACATCGTGGTTCTCAGGCAGCCCTCACTAGCCCCAGTATTCGGGGTCAAGGGGGGAGCCTGCGGAGGGGGATACTCCCAAGTCCTTCCCATGGAGGATATAAACATCCATTTCACGGGAGACCTCCACGCGATAGCGGCCGCCCACAACCTCCTGACATCCATATTGGAGAATCACATATTCAGGGGGAATAAGTTGAACATCAACATCCACGGGATAGTCTGGAAGAGAGTGGTCGACATAGAGAGCCGAGACCTGAGGAGGATTGTGGCTGGACTCGGAGGGGAGATGGGGGGCATCCCCCACGAAAGCGGCTTCGAGGTGACCGCGGCCTCAGAGATAGCCGCGATCCACGCCCTATCCATGAGCCTCACGGAGATGAAGATGAGGATGGGAGAGATAACCGTCGCATACACCAAGGAGGGGGAACCGGTGAAGGCCAGACAACTCAAGGCCGAGGGGGCCATGGCCATACTCATGAAAGACACATTGAAGCCCAACCTGGTCCAGACTCTGGAGAACACCCCCGCCTTCGTCCACGGAGGCCCTTTCGCTAACATAGCCCACGGATGCCCCAGCCTCCTAGCCATAAAGATGGCCCTGAAGCTGGCGGACTACGTCGTGGTTGAGCCTGGATTCGGGGCCGACCTGGGGCTTGAGAAGTTCTGTGACATCGCTGCAAGGGCTGGAGGCCTCAAGCCCGACCTGGCGGTCTTGGTAGTTACTGTGAGGGCTCTGAAGAGCCATGGAGGAGCAAACCCCAAGGAGCTCAAGGAGCCAAATGTTGAGGCTCTGAGAAGGGGTCTCCCAATCCTAGAGAAGGAGGTGGAGAATGTTAAAGCCTTCGGCCTACCAGCGGTCGTATGCATAAACCACTTCCCATCAGATGGAGAGGAGGAGATAGAAACCATCCTAGACTGGTGTAGTGCTGAGGGGGTCCCAGCAGCAGTCTCAGACGCCTTCCTCCTCGGGGGAGAGGGGAGCCTAGAGCTCGCCGGGCTTGTGGTGAAGGAGCTGGAGAGGGACAGGGCAGAGTTTAGATACCTTTACCCACTTGACATGTCTATAGAGGAGAAGATAAGGACCATAGCAAGGAAGATGTACGGCGTCTCGGATATAAGGCTCCTACAGGAGGCTAGGAGATCCCTAAGAAGGATAGAGAAGCTTGGCCTCAGAGGCCTCCCAATATGCATGGCCAAGACCCCCCTATCCCTGACGGACGACGAGAGTATAAAGGGCCTGCCACCAGAGGGGTATGTCCTCCCAATAACAGATCTCAAGCCCTCAACCGGGGCGGGCTTCATAGTCGCCTATTGTGGGGAGATAAACACCATGCCAGCCCTCCCAACCACCCCAGCCGCCGAGATGATGGACATAGACGAGGAAGGAAACATAAAGGGTCTAGGCTGAGGTTTCTCGTATGGCGATAATACTAAACGGCAGTGAGATAGCTTCCAAGGTGAATGAGGAGCTCAGGACTTGGGCCTCAAGCCTCAGAGGGAGAGGGGTCGCCCCAACCCTAGCCATGATCCTCGTAGGAGAGGATATGGCCTCTAAGAGGTATGTGGAGCTTAAGGCGAGACGCTGCAGGGATGTTGGAGTCGAGGCCCAGATCCATGGCCTCCCGGGAGATGTCTCTACAGGCGAGGCGGCGGAGTTCGTGAAGAGGCTGAGCGGGGATCCCTCAATTCACGGAGTCCTTGTTCAGCTCCCTCTGCCCGAGGGGGTAGACGAGCTTCCTGTAGTCGAAGCCATTCCCCCCGACAAGGATGTAGATGGCTTAAGCCCCACAACCCTTGGGAGGATCCTGATGGGAGGGAAGGGGTTTATCCCAGCCGGAGTGGAGGCGATAATGGAGCTGCTTAAGAGATACGAGATCGAGAGGGAGAGGAGGCACTGGGTAATCGCCGGTAGGAGCATTATACTCGGGAAGCCCCTAGCAGCCCTCCTCTCCAACATGGACTGTGCAGTCACGATCTGCGACCGCGAAGACCCTAATCTAGTCGATCACATGAGGGCGGCGGATATCCTAATCGTGGACCTGGGGAGGAAATGGTTTGTGAAGGAGGAGATGGTCAAGGAGTCGGCGGTTGTGGTGGATATGGGGAACAACTATGAGGCTGGAAAGGTGTACGGGGATGTCGATTTCGAGAAGGTGAAGAGGAGGGCCTCCGCCATCACTCCAGTCCCCGGGGGTGTCGGCCCCCTCCTTATCTCGATGCTTATAAGGAACACATTGAGGGCGGCTGAGAGGTCGAGGATTTAAATCTCCGAGTAGCCCAACTTAATCGGTGGGGGAGTTGGCCAGGATAGACTCGAGGAAGGCCAGGCGCATGATGGCCCAGATAGGGCTAAAGATGAATGAACTGAGCGACATAAACAGGGTTATCCTACAGGGAGATGAGAGGGAGATCATAATCGAGGAGCCAACCGTCACCGCAATAGACCTAAAGGGCCAGAGGATGTTCCAGATCGCCGGAGGAAGCCTCAAGGAAAGGAGCTTGAAGAGGGAGCCCAGCATACCCGAGGAGGATGTCCTCCTCGTCGCCGAGCAGGCAGGTGTCAGCGCCGAGATGGCTAGAAGAGCCCTCCTCGAGTCCGAGGGAGACTTAGCCAAGGCCATCCTCAGTCTAAAGAAGGGCTAAGCGGCCAAAGCCTCATGGGCTTCTACCCCAAGCTGGTTTTTTTATGGCTCTTTCAGTCAGAAGGCAGGGGGGCGTAGTGGTTGAGTACGCGGGGGAGGGGGTCATCCTAGACCCCACCTCGGAAGAGCTCCCCTACCCCTCCATCGTTACCCATGCCCACTCCGACCACGCCTCAGCCTTCAGATTCTCAGGGCTCCAGAAGTACTCCACCCCCCAGACCTACAGGCTACTTGAGAGGCTAGGTTGGAGAAGAGCAGGGGATTGGCACCCGATCTCTATAGGGGAGAGGTTTAAGGTCGGGGATATGGAGATCCGCACCCACAACGCGGGCCACGTATTAGGCTCCATAACGGTTGAGATAACATCACCCGAGGGTACCGTCCTATACACGGGGGACTTCAACGTCGAAGAATCCTACACGATGCAGCCCGCAAGGCCCGTCAGCTGCGACATCCTGGTGATAGAGACGACCTTCGGCTCCCCAGCCTTCTCATTCCCCAGGCGATCGGAGGTCGCCATCGAGATGGTGGAGTGGGCCGTCCTAGATGTGATACCAAGGGGAAGGGTGCCAGCCTTCAAGACGGACTCCATCGGGAACGCCCAGGAAATAATCTCCATATTCAACAGGCTCACAAAATTACCGGTGGTCGCCTCACCGACCGTTGCGAGGGCCAGCGACGTCTACAGAGAATACGGCCACAGGCTTGACTACATCGAGGCAGACTCCAAAGAGGGAAGAGAACTCCTAGAATCAGGCAGATGCGTCTACGTTACACCTAAGGGCTCAAGGCCGAGCAGCAAAAGGCTGGAACTCTCACTGGCCTCAGGCTGGGCAGCCCTATTCAGGAAAGGTGGCCGCGCCTTCGCCCTCAGCGACCACACGGACTTCAAGGGCCTCCTCTCCTTCATAAAGGGCTGCCGCCCGAAGAGGGTTTTAACCTTCCACGGGGGACCGATAACTAAGGGGTTCACTGAATATGTGAGGAGGAGGCTCGGACTGGAGGCCAAACCATTAACCAATATGGAGGAGACGATATCCGGAACGGTACTTGGAGAGGAGGGGAGGCTAAAGGCTTGCCGAACCCAGCTTCTATCACTGATCCGCATCCCAGGATTCACCTACTCCATATCTTGGCTGATGAAGGAGATGGCGAGAAGGGGTTTCACCAGGAGAGAGGCCGAAAGAGCCTTAGGGAGGCTGGTGGAAGAGGGGATCCTACAACCAGAAGGGCCGGATATGAAGCTCAGGGAACCCTGAGGCCAGTAGCGATCTCAAATCCGCCCCCAGAGCTTTCTAGTTCAAGTATGCCCAAAGATCACTCCAACTGCTTTGAAATCCTATATCGCCTTTTACTGTCGGAATCTTTATAGCAGTCTATCTCCCCGCTCTCGAACAGGAACCTGAGGATCTCGAAGGCCTTCTTCTCCTTAATCTCCATCCTCTCAGCCAGCTCCTTCAGGGTGAGAGGTCCCTCAGCCAAGATCCTCAGAGCCTCCCTTCTCAGCTTCTCGGACATATCCTCAATAAGGAAAGAAATAGAAATTTAAATGCTTGATTCCCCTCCTTCTAAGTTCTTCTAATATAAAGGTTTAAATGATGGATATAGAAATAAAGCAACTCTAATTCGACCAAAATTTTAAGGATCTCATAACTATTTAAAGAATTAAGATCTCCACTTTACATCTAGATGTATTATCAGTGGCTTCAGCCCAATCCCATAAGAATTCTTAAGTCTTATGTCTGTCTATTTTAGGAGTTTAAGACGAGAAGGGCATAAGCCTCAGGACAACTTATCCCCTGATTGGATCCCCTGTCTAAATCTCGGGGCTAGAGTTAAAATGGAGGAGAAAAGGATTTAAAGAGAAGGCCAAGATCGGCCTCGCTCTCTAGGCACTCTTCCCATTAATCTACGTCACACCCGGTGATCTGATTCCCTTAGCGTACTATCCAAGCTATTTCAAAATTCTCTCAACATCATTTATACTGAGAGGGGAGGTCATCTCACCAGAGGGATACATCGACGAATCCACCGCTAATGAGGCCTTAGAGAGGTGTAGGAGGGTTGTATCGGTCGCAGAGAAGTATCTTAGGGCTAAGGGCCTCCTACGACAGGCTCAAGGAGGTTGTGAGAGGATCCCTTGGGGCTAGTCCTCTCGGAATAATCCTCTTCGGAAGCACGGTATATATGGGGAGGGGAAGGGACCTAGACCTGCTCGTCATAGTCGAGAGAGTAGAGGGACCACTCGTGAAGAGGTTCGAGGCTGAGAGGCTGATCTCCAGAGAGATCTTTAAGGGTTTAGGGGTCTGGGCCGATGTCCATATCCTCGACCTTGAGGAGTTAAAGGAGAACCTGGCTCCTGGAACCTTCCTCTCAGGCCTTGCTTTGGGCTACGAGCTGATCAATGGCGGGGCGGATGTGGAGGAGCCAATTCTAACCTTCCTAGAGAAACTGTCCAATGGGAGATATATACTCCACAACCGCTACGGGACTTGGGATCTGGCAATGCACGCGAAGCTGACGATTAGGAGGAGCCGCACCAGTAAATCCCATGAGAAGAGCACCGAGGCCTCCTGAATGCCTAACTCTGGGCATGGTGAAGCCATTTTATCGAGGTTATGGTATGGGAAGATCTAAAGGGTGAGTTAATTCAATCTTCCTTAGAGGGGGGTAGGGGGTGGAGTCCAGGAGAGGATGAGCCTCTTCTGCCTGTCGGACTCGAGCCACAGCCCCCATTGCTCTTCTATCATCCTGTCCAGCCTCTCTATATCCTCGTCACTCAGGTGGGTGAACCTCCCCTGCAATCTCATGTACTCCGCTAGGCCTCTCCTCTTCGGAGGTTTGTATGTGAGGCTGAAGGCCCCCTCCTCATACTCCCAGAGGGCCCAAGCCCCGGTCTCCACGGCGAGTCTGCTCAGGGTTACGGTGTGCTTGGGGTCGAAGAACCACCCCTTCGGGCAAGGGGTCAGGACTTGTATAAAGGCGGGGCCACCCGAGTTAAAGGCCTTCCTCACCTTGTTCACAAAGTCCATCGGCGGGTATAGGGCTGAAGTGGCTACGTATCTGACACCGGGATGGGCCGCGATGGTGAGCGCCACGTTCTTCTTCATCCTCTCGTTCCCGATCCTCCTCACCCTCCCGGTTGGGGTGAAGGTGGTGGTAGCCCCCCATGGAGTTGTGCTGGAGGCCTGGATGCCGGTGTTAGCGTAGGACTCGTTGTCGTATAGTATGTAGAGGAGGCGTTGATAGTCGTAGGTCATCGCCATGGATAGGCCTGCGTACCCGATGTCAGCGAACCCTCCATCGCCTCCGTAGACGAGCACGTTGACCTCCTCCCTCTTCCTCTTCCCCTTCGAGGTTAGGGCTCTGAAGGCCGCTGCGGTGCCTATTCCGGCGGCCCCCCCTCCTCCGAGCTGGGTGTGGAACCAGGGGACCGCGTAGGGAGATGTGAGGAACTGGTGTCCGTTGGCTACATACATGCACCCTGTTGGCCCCAACAAGACCGTCTTCGGCCCAGCAGCCTTGGTCGCGAGTCTATAACCTATGGCGGGGCCGCATCCCGCGCATGTCCTGTGGCCTGATGTATAGTAGTCTATAGGCCCAAGCTCTTTGGGGTTTCTGATAGGCTGAAGGCTCATATGTCGTCACCTCTCAATGTTGGCCAGTATACAAGTCTCTCTGGCCTCCCCCTCTCCACAGCCCTCTTGGTTATCTCCACAGCCTCCCTGAAGTGCTTCACACTCGGCTCCCTCCCACCAGTGAATAAGAAGTCAAGGATCAGAGGCTTCTGATTGGCCTCGTATAGGGCTGCCCTGAGTTCGTTGTAGAAGGCTCCTCCCATGTCTGGTGACCCGAAGGAGTATGAGAAGTCTAGGACCGCTATTCCTCTTACACCCTCCAGGAGTTCCCTCAGCTCCTGGGCTGGGTATGGCCTCCAGTACCTCAGCCTGACCACCCCGACTCTCTCCCCCTCCTCCCTGAGCTTTTTGGCTACATATACAGCGTCCTTCGTGTAGGCTCCCATAGTCACAATCGCCAGCTCCGCATCATCCATATAGGCCGTCTCCAGGAACGGGGGGTAGCTTCTTCCAACGCGCTTGCCGAAATCTCTCCAAGCCTCCTCTATCACCTCTCTAGACCTCTTGACCGAGGCATCCACAACCTTTCTCTGTTCAGGTCCGATGAGGGAGGGGGCAATATGCTGCGACTTTGTTATGGGTCCATATTCGGGATCCAGTGGGTAAGGAGGCTTATATGGTGGGAGGAAGCCCTCTATCCTCTCATCTGGAGGTGTAACTGGGGAGGCTATGTGGGTTATTGTAGCCCCATCCACAGCGACGAATTGTGGGAGCAAGACCCTCCGGTCCTCCGACACCCTATAGGCGACGAGGGTCATGTCTAGGGCCTCCTGGGCATCCTTAGCCCATGAGACTAGCCAGCCGAAGTCCCGGAAAACCAGCGTATCATTCCACTCCATCCCGAAGTTGCCGGGGTCATCGAGGGCCCTGCACCCCGCCAAGGCTACAACGGGCAGCTGGGCTAGAGCCGTGACAGTGATCGCCTCTGCGGCGTAGAGAAGGCCAACCCCCGAGCTTCCCACGAAGGTCCTAGCCCCTACGGCAGAGGCGTGTTTTGCTATCTCGAACTGGGAGTGCTCAGAGTCTGCCACTATTATCTCGGCGCTGAACTCACCGTCCGAGATCATCTTGGCAAGCTCATTCATCACCCCAGTGTAAGGCCTAATGGGGTAGGCGGCGATCACATCCACATCCGCGATCTTAACCGCCTCAGCTATGGCCCGGGTCCCCGTCCATATCCTCATCCTTGGGACGAGCCTTTGAACAGCCTTGGCTGCGACGGCGCTCAATTCATCCGCCCTCCATCTCAATACATGTACTCCCTCAGGGCCTGTTCGATGGTCATGAGCTCCTCCTCCCTCAGCCCCTTCTCAGCCTCCCACTCACCGACCATCTTTATGGCCTTGACCGGGCAGACCTCTGCGCATATCCCGCAGCCCGTGCAGTAGTTGAGGTCCACAACTGCCTCGAAGCTCATCGCACCGTCTGGGCAGTAGTGGTGGCAGAGCTTGCAGTCAGTGCATTTCCCCTTGTCCACCTGTGGCCTTAGATATCTCTCGAAGGAGGTAGTGAATCCTAGGTTTTTCTCCCCTGGAGTGGGCCCAAACTCGATCAAACCAGGGGCTAGGGCCTCCCATCTTGGCATCGCGGCCATCCTCTCCTCATAGGTTCTAGCCCCAGAAGCTGCGGCCTGATAGGCTCTGTATGTGTCCAAGTCCCACCATTCCCTTGACTCTGGCGGCTCCAATCTTTCAGAGGCCTTCTCCCCAGCCCTAATGAACACCCTTATGGGCTCAGCATCCCTGTAAGCCTCCTCGACAACCGTTGCCTTAGCCTCCTTCCCTAACAGCTCAAGGGCTCCGAGTATATCCTCGATCTTAACCTTTTCCCATGCCTTTGCCAGGGCTCCGAGGATCGGGTAGGCTATCTCAGGGTCATACATTCTAGCCCT
This genomic interval from Candidatus Bathyarchaeota archaeon contains the following:
- a CDS encoding pyruvate ferredoxin oxidoreductase (catalyzes the formation of acetyl-CoA from pyruvate and coenzyme A), encoding MSLQPIRNPKELGPIDYYTSGHRTCAGCGPAIGYRLATKAAGPKTVLLGPTGCMYVANGHQFLTSPYAVPWFHTQLGGGGAAGIGTAAAFRALTSKGKRKREEVNVLVYGGDGGFADIGYAGLSMAMTYDYQRLLYILYDNESYANTGIQASSTTPWGATTTFTPTGRVRRIGNERMKKNVALTIAAHPGVRYVATSALYPPMDFVNKVRKAFNSGGPAFIQVLTPCPKGWFFDPKHTVTLSRLAVETGAWALWEYEEGAFSLTYKPPKRRGLAEYMRLQGRFTHLSDEDIERLDRMIEEQWGLWLESDRQKRLILSWTPPPTPL
- a CDS encoding pyruvate ferredoxin oxidoreductase, translating into MRIWTGTRAIAEAVKIADVDVIAAYPIRPYTGVMNELAKMISDGEFSAEIIVADSEHSQFEIAKHASAVGARTFVGSSGVGLLYAAEAITVTALAQLPVVALAGCRALDDPGNFGMEWNDTLVFRDFGWLVSWAKDAQEALDMTLVAYRVSEDRRVLLPQFVAVDGATITHIASPVTPPDERIEGFLPPYKPPYPLDPEYGPITKSQHIAPSLIGPEQRKVVDASVKRSREVIEEAWRDFGKRVGRSYPPFLETAYMDDAELAIVTMGAYTKDAVYVAKKLREEGERVGVVRLRYWRPYPAQELRELLEGVRGIAVLDFSYSFGSPDMGGAFYNELRAALYEANQKPLILDFLFTGGREPSVKHFREAVEITKRAVERGRPERLVYWPTLRGDDI
- a CDS encoding 4Fe-4S binding protein — its product is MPRWEALAPGLIEFGPTPGEKNLGFTTSFERYLRPQVDKGKCTDCKLCHHYCPDGAMSFEAVVDLNYCTGCGICAEVCPVKAIKMVGEWEAEKGLREEELMTIEQALREYMY